ATCCACCACCGAACCACTACCCACCGCTGCCAAAGTGACCACATATAGTCCTATACCATTTAATGTTCAAATACTGGTATGTTGTGCTGAGCAATCATTGGGTCAAAGATGCGTTCCAATCGAGCTGGATAACCTTCCCTTCAGTTTTTTAACTGTTTCCATTCTCTTGTGGTATAGGCAGGCGGTCAGTACATCCTTgttttctgctgtttgtttatAACGTCACTCATGCACGATCATTTTCAACCTTGACTAGCTATTCATCAACTAGGTGCAACTGTGGCCTTAAATTTCATACACTGCATGCTTGAATTTGTGAGCTTTGAAATCATTGACAGGAGGAAATGGACTAAGCTCCAGTTTGAGGAACAGGATATTACAGAACGAAATAAGGTATGCATTTAAAATAAACGCTGTATTTCCTTTGTAAAGAGACATTCTTTCCCCACTGCATCTCACGAGCATCGACTGATTCCAGACTTTCACCTAGTGGCCAAAGGATAAGACCTTGCCTCGCAAACTAAATCCCATTTTGATAAATAAATGCTATTTGGTGTCAAACTACACTTGAATGAATCAGgatttttattaaatgcaatTAATGTTCTGGTATGTAAGCGTTGTAAACTAGTTCTCATTGTTAATTAGTAACTTTTcatctttcacttttttttacttaaatagAGTGTACTGAGAGGTCATTTTTTGTTTCTCACCTGGCCAACACAGTACTCATGTTTGCTTTGTTACAGAGCTGTTAGCTTGGATATCAGAATAAAACTGTTACTACATTTACTAATAGtctgggggggtgtgggggtgttaCGATATACTTGTTTTGACAAGTATATATTGATATTCCTCACGGCAGTGTGTTGCATGGTCCAAAAGATATTCAAAATGCTGAATAAAGAACGTTATTTCCTGTCACTAAAATTCTCTACAAGATATCAAAATAATTGTATCATTGCAAACTATCCTGGCCATGATAATCATGTAGTGATTATAGCTTTAGTCTGACTACAGCCGTGGGGGATTAGGGCTTAAATGTAACTGGGAACAATTAAAAAGCAAAGCTCAATCTTGAACATCATGAAGATAGTGAAGAAGTGATTCAAACCACAAATACAAAGcagatttgttaaaaaaaaacaaaaagggtctGGCATTGTTACTGACCATTTGAAAGTAATCCACAGCCACGGTTTCAACATCTGCCTCCAGATGTGTGTACACAATTATAgattcacaaaaaaatgaatttacagGCGTGGTAATTGAGAATTAATCTTTATTCATTGGCATTTTTTGTTCCCTCCCaggaatttaataaaaaactgCACCATGGCTGGATTATGCACTTCATCATAGGAAACAAGCAGTCAGTAGGAGACACTTTTGGCATTTGTCACACGGGTGACTCATTCACTTTTATGACTTTTTCCCCCAGTGCTCAGTCAACCagtccttttcttttcaccattttaCTCATAAAAACGTCCCAGCATCCCCTTCAATGCAGTTCAACCTGCTGCATTAACATGTGCATCAAAGTATTATTTTAAAGCTAACTGTGAATCTCAAATGAATTCCACTGGACATTAAAGGGCTTCATGGGGGCTGAATATGCACATATTTCCACATCTCTCTTTGAATTTGTCCTTTCCCCTGAATTGCAAACATTTGATCTTCTGGCCAAGTACTTTTTAACGAATACATTTTCATCTACGCTGGCCCCGCCAACCTTTCAAATTACCTTTTAAAACGCTCAACTAAATATCTTAGAATGTAAatactttttcttgtttttgtaaacaCTTGTGGGACACTGTCATAATGCCtaggtaaatatatatttaccagGTAAATACCAGGTAAATATTCATTAAACAGATCCTAGACTTCCAGTTAAATTAACTTTCTCTACCACTGATACATGGTACTTTGTACACTGAACTATTGATGTATATCATTTAAAACAGAGGATTCCTTTGGAGTTCAGAGTAAGGTCCTGTCTTCCTGCAATATAACTCTTTGCAGTTTGAGGTTAATTTTCTTGCCGTCACCAGTTGATGAGTAGCATGTGCATACAACATTGGGGGAAGGTCAGGTTCATATCTTGGTTCAACTTGCCCCTGAACTGAGATGCAATTCATATTTTTGATTTACGGGACTAAGACCTATGGGCCCTCGCTGTCATTTTGGATGTGCATTTGAAACATACAGTCTTCTCTTTGAAGACACGTTGTTTCGATTTGCTTTGGTTGCCTCATTTTCATGAACGTTGCCTTTCTTGTGGCAGTTACTTGTCTGTTTTAAAAAGGTGCTTTCTGACAGTGATCTAAATTCTGACAAAGGTCGTGGTAGTTATCACGTGTTCGATTGGGGAACTCTGGAAGCCATTGGCGGATTTTGGAGGTCTTAGTTAATGGTGGCTTTAATGTTCGAAATGGGAGAAAAATGCCAAATCAGCAGCAGTAGGGAGAGAGCAGCTGGCCTGGATGGATGGGGCTGATTACCAATTTTTCCAGAGCCTTAGATGTGGTGACAGTCTGTATTATAGTCTGTTCACCAATCCTCTCTCTTGTGCAGCAGTGTTTGTTATTTCTTGCCACATTCAAGGGTTTAAAAAGCCAAAGAAGACCTATATTGTGCAGGGAAACAGGCTGTCCTCTAATTATttaaatctcctcctcctccagtcctTTTCACCAGTAGTAATGAAGTGTAGAGTAGTGAATAATTGCACACATATTTCTTAAATTCATTAATGGTCTATGAGGCGAAACAAGAACAACAGTTTATCAGCTCACTGGACACGACTGTGTGACATTTGCCCTTGCTGTCCTTTTGCAATCAGCCAACTTATTTTAATGAGGACTGGACATGAGAAGATACTTGTTTGTGAAACAGTACTGTGAGCACGGTGtcacaaaaagaaacagcaaTCATGTCATTATGATTcctaaaatgtaaacaaatttAATGTTGCTGACATAAATATTTGAGTACTCTTTATGCAGGAGTTTGCTGCTTGAGCACCTGCTGTAGTTTTAATGTGATCAGTACACAGTCACCATCTCCTAAAAACCATGCACCTGATCAGTAAGCAACGGAGTTGAGAACAAGACTGCTATGGTTTGGGATGTGCCGTAGCATTAGTGAAACAATTAGTTTCCCCATTGTCTAATCTATGCAATCAACTATGGTTGTTACATGAACACAGGACACATTGACCATTGGGAATATGATAcgctttaaaagctttaaaaaaatagatagCTTATACTTGAACTTGTTTTTATATATCCTGCACATAAGATGCATTCATGTATAACGTGAGACCATCAGGAAACTATGCTTCTATTTAATTTGAATCATGAAATTCGCCATATTCGGATTGTAATTTTGGGGTAGTAGTATCCTGAGAGACTGTGGTGTTTGTCTCCACCTGCAGGAAAACGCAGATGAGGACAGGATGAAAAGTGATGCTGTGGCTAGAGACAATAAACTCACAGGTACAATATGCGAGGTTTAATTGTGGCGCACGATGCACTGCTCGAGGAATACTTCACGTTAGGTCTGCTTTTATGGACTGCTTTTGTAACAATAGCTGTATGTTAAGAAGTGTCAATAGAACAGTGCGGCTattattcatatataaatataaatatatatatatatatatatacacacttgcttatatatatataagtatcaTTGTATCATATAAGTATCATTGTTTATTATCATTGTTGTGCTGTTGTTGCAAGGCGGAACCTTTCTCTCGAGAATCGTGGGGAAGGATTTTGTTATCGGACTTGGTtgttacatctttttttaacaggaaCTACACAGGTGAGTGTTTTCTTCGTGAAATTAAGCTATGACGTACTATCATATGACTTCATCAGTACAGTAGTCACATGCTTTTCACATTCAATAACCATGTGTCGTGTGACCGTGAGATACAATAACACACGAGCCGTGAAAGCATTGTGATTTAAAGGCCCGGACAGCAAACGTTAGCCATTAGCCAACATTCAACGTTTAACGTTACGTTGACAGCGACTCTGAGGCTCATTAGAGGACATCAACTTCCTCAACGCTGACGGGAAGTTATTCACGTCTCCTTCATCTCTTTTTGGTAATTGTCCACGGATTTCAGATCAACCTCCTCATTCGCTGCTTGCTTAAAACCAGTAGAGTGCTTTGCTAGCTTGCACTAacttaacgttagttaacgtCAAGTGTTTacgctaatgctaagctaagcaacCTAACGTAACGACATTTCACCCTCAACCACACATTGGATCCTGCTAATGATAGGACGTTATGAGTGAATACGCATGGCCATTTAAATAGTAGAATATAAAGAtgaacgatgatgatgatgatgttattGGCTTCACTTGAACAGTTGAGTGTTAACGTTGAGATGTCTAAGTTATGGCTTCCAGATGTTTTAGATATCTGTAGAAGTTGATAAAGCCGCAGTCGCTTGTCAAATCTTGCACCAAGGCATTAACATGTTTAACATCTGTGGAGCTCGCAAGtgaatataatatgtatatattagaaTTCTTCACATCTCCACTCGCTTCATACAGGATACCAAGGGACTAAATAGAACTAAACACCAGCAGAGGGGCTATGATATAAACTAAGAGGTTAAAACATCACGTTGAGCCATACAAGAGCTTTTTTGGCTGTTTTGAAATCAGTGATTTCCAAGAATGTAAACCTCGatttacattgatttaatatattaaaCTAAAGCGAACATGACCTTTGTTATGTCTTATGTCTTTGTTATTGTAGGTCAGCTAGAACTCCAGAAATCTACTACACAACAATACATAGATTACCCATCtactataatattatatatacactgGTGAATATGAACAAGTGTGCCATTTCTCTATTGAAAACCTTTCTGATCAGACTATATTTAATTTGTAGTAAAGTCCATGTTTATGCTCCCCAGCCAAATGtatatacaaaaaacattgtagAAGTAGAAAATATATATCTCGTTAGCAATAATGATCCCTGTAGACAGTAAGTCCCAGAACACTGTATTTGAATCATAAATCAAAGGTTTTTCCTCATCAGCAGGTGGAGGGATGAGTCTCTCCCCTGTGGGTGGCACAGTAGTGCCAGAAGCAGCTAACGGGGTTTTGACACCCGTCTCTTCAGAGAAAGGACCTCACGTTCCGATCTCGGTCAAATTTGCGGGGAGCAGAGAGCCATGTCCTGGGGAGGAAGATACAGAGAACCACGTAGATGCGGAAAACAGAGTTTACGATGGCGAAAGCCACCTGGGCACAGAGAAGTACAATAATGGAAGAACATCTACTAGTTTTACACAGCACACCCCTCATGTGACAGACGCCTCACTGCCTGCTGCCTCCCGCACAGGAAGCACAGACATTTGTGAGGCCTGTGACAATGTTGAGCCTCCTGATGCAGCTCCTTTGTGGGACCCGGCACAGCAAGCACACTGCAAAGAGTCATCTCAGCGAGGAGGCCTTGCCGCTACAGGCAGACAGCAGAATGAGACAGACTCCTCAGATAGAGACAACGACAGTCGAGAGaaacaggatgaggaggaagatgagaaaaatgaaaaaaagtggaTTAATCAGCGTGCAGGAGGGAGAACAAAGGCAGAGGTGAGTGGGCTGGGGTCTTCATTGGATCATGTGAACCAGATTGAGTGGAGGACAGCATTGGATTAAGATTGGAAAAGCAGGTTCAATTTGCACAATCTGAACTGAGGTTAATGCAAGTAAATGTTGTACAGAAGCTGTCACTGTCACAAACGGTCACACAAATGGCTTGCTTTTAAATTAACTCAATCCTGAGACTTTAGTGGGCCTCAAATGAGCCAACACACATTTACCAACGTCTCACAACCAAGTTGgtcatcatctttttttaataaaaaaaaaaaaaaaaaagggagtccAATTGGTAGAGTGGTCTTATGAACATAAATGATAATGGGTAGCACTTTTGCCGGCTCATAATGAATTATTCCTACAGGAGTATGATATGCTAAGCAGTAATTTAAGTCCTTTTattcacctccttctccattcttttttttagtctTCACGACACTACTCCTCCTCAGCCCCTGGTCCCAGCACCTCGTCCACttccactcctcccccccctcttcttccctcAGACGATATCCCCTGCCCTCCCCACGTCATGGCCCAGGTCTGGGTACGCAACGTCAGGGGGATGCAGGACAGCAAGAGCCTGGATGAAATCAGCCAAGCTTGTGGAGGTACATATCCCTCAAACGGGTTTTATTTTATGTTGACTGCAGAAATCTAGTGGGTACTGTAACTAAATTAAGTAGGTCTTCCCGAAacctccaccccctccgccCGCTGAAAAGGTGTCTTATTTTTCCTTGCACGTGGGAAACCTTTTGGTGTATTCTCCACAGGTGGTTCGGGGCCCCGGGTTGGGGGCAGAGGAGGCCAGTCAGAGGGCCGCAGGGCCACTATCTCCTCAGCTCTGGAGCTAGAGGGGACAGTCAGCCAAGACGGGGATCTGACTCATTTCATCACCAAGAACCTGGAGCAGAAAATCAAAATGAGCTCCAAGCCCAGTCTGGACTGCAGTGACTGTGAGTAACTTGATGTGATGAAGGGAATCCTTCCTCATTCCTCATCGTCATAACTCCAAGTCAAGAAGTCATATAGAACATTCAGTACATAGTGGACAATCTGAGCTTTTCCTTGCTTTGTTGAAATGGGCTTTCAGCGCATGTGAGCGTGCACCACTGGCTAGCTCACGCCCGCTGCGCTCACTCCTTTCAAATGCCGGTAACAGCGCGTTGTTTAGCATCAGGGGATGTGTGAGTAGATGTAAAATACAGTTTATATGTGTTTTATATGTATTGGGATCAAGAGTCCCTAAGAAAAGAACAGTTTGTATTTTCCTCTGCGCGTGGTGGGCTCAGTACTTGCTTTTCAGCAGGTTAGTTGCACTTTTACCAGCAGTGGTGCTGCTGTAGTCTGTCTGACCTCAAGTCAGATTCACAGCCAGCCAACAGCCCGGTCTGCCACCATGCATTATTTTTGCATGACTTGGATCAGCTCTTTCCTTAGACTGGTTGAACATTTTAAGATTTGTAAATGCAGCTGGTTGTCCTGTGTAGTTACAACTTGAGGGACATAAAACGGGACTTGTGGATGAAGAAACAGTCCCTCGGGTTTGTTGATCGAATCCCAATCAGCAGGGTGACAAAGCCAAGCCTGTCCATCAGCAGCCAGGGGATAGAGGCTGAACCGCTGCCCTTCAACCACAGGAAATAAACCCATCTGTATTCCAGTGTCTGCTGAACCGGACACTCAATTTAAACAGGGCACCACAGCCAATGTGGCCTCTGTGGGAGCTCATTCGCTCCACCTGCTGATTGAATTAGGATAGATGACTCAGGCTTAGTTTGACAGGAAGGATTCCTCACCGAGGTTCTGCTTACGGGAATCCATTTCACGCACAGCAACCTGCTCATCACTTCTACCCCACCATTTAGAGcgtatgtgttgtttttgtgatttgtttgtCTATTTGTAAGAGCAGCTGTTCCTTTTAATGGGAAACACTCACCAGTTTCTCTTGCGTGTCATTTGCGTGacgttttatttgtattttcgcTTGAAAAAACTATTTCTTTGAGGTCGTCGTTCTCTCGCGCTCGCACACGTTATCTGAATCCAAGTTTGTGGTtctcctggaaaaaaaagtaaaccacATTTTTTACAATCAAGTTAAATCGAGTTATTTGTCCTTCCTTTATCAATCAAAATGTTAACAATGGCCGGCTCCAGGGCACTTTAAGTATtcaatttttttctctttatcttACATACTACAGTACTTGCGTACGTTATCATTCATAAATCATCATTATTTCTCACCAGCGGACTGTTCAGGTCCCATCTACCGAAGCCGGGGATTGTCCCGGAGACCAGCGGACATCCCGCCCATCGATCCCGCCGTCCTGTTGGATCTTCAGAGACACACCCAGGATGTGGCGCACAGTGTGGAGATGATGATGCGGAGCCTCAACGGGACAATTCAGAATGTGAGTCTTCTGTTCATGATGCATATGCGTGGGTTTGAGCTACTGTATGTCTCAAATATATATCCCATATCTGTTTTTATTAATGGATCGATCTCTCTGTCCCCGActgttccagatgacagctctcagTGTGGGCTACATTCAGACCTACAGAGACTCAGTGGACAGCTTGGGAGAGTCTGTCGACATGAGTATAAAGGTGACACCGTGGATCTGTATTTATCCCTATGTGTGttattttgacaaaaatagTTGAGCTGGTTGGTGGTAGTTCTTGGGAAATGTTGCATGAATTGCCCTAAATCCTCTTGCACACATTATATTATTTTGCCATAATAAACAGTACAAGAGgaacaatttattttcttacCATGAAACCTGTCTGTTAAAACCGGTTACCAAAGCAAATCAGCTTGGATCCAAAAAGATGCTACAATATGCAAAGCTCTCATCATTTTGATTCTCTCCATGTTCCCATCATGTTATTCCCTTTCGAAATGGCTGGTATATATTAAAGCTTCGGCGCTTTTACTGGCTGTGCTCTGATTCCGCTCCCCTAGGGCATGTACACACTGATGGCTCGCTGCGAGGAGCTGGACCGCTCCATGCAGCCCATTCACACCCTGTCGGCCCAGATCCGTGACATCAAGCGCACCCTAGACGCTCTGGAGGCGATCTGCAAGTAGCCGCTTTTCAACACACGGCCCAGCTGCAGAGTTCCAGCAGGGAGCACATCCGGAATGGTGCTGAGTGCAAGTCAACCCACCTTTCTGCAGGCAGCAGGTTAAATAATGAGCGCACCTCTTGATTCCAGGAACCATTGCTACTAGGCATGCTGGGATTCAGTCAGTCCCGCCGCTTGTTCGTCATTTGAAGATgatcattgtttgtttgtttttgagattCCAACTGAATTGCCATTGATTTGCTGATTtgattctgtgttttaaaagcCACCATCACATCCTCTAATGAATTGGTCGTGATACGTACCTCACTAAGCAACCTGTTTTGGAGACACTCGGTCCAgtgccctgaacacacacacacacacatacacacaagaagAAGATCCA
This sequence is a window from Pungitius pungitius chromosome 1, fPunPun2.1, whole genome shotgun sequence. Protein-coding genes within it:
- the borcs6 gene encoding BLOC-1 related complex subunit 6 — protein: MSLSPVGGTVVPEAANGVLTPVSSEKGPHVPISVKFAGSREPCPGEEDTENHVDAENRVYDGESHLGTEKYNNGRTSTSFTQHTPHVTDASLPAASRTGSTDICEACDNVEPPDAAPLWDPAQQAHCKESSQRGGLAATGRQQNETDSSDRDNDSREKQDEEEDEKNEKKWINQRAGGRTKAESSRHYSSSAPGPSTSSTSTPPPPLLPSDDIPCPPHVMAQVWVRNVRGMQDSKSLDEISQACGGGSGPRVGGRGGQSEGRRATISSALELEGTVSQDGDLTHFITKNLEQKIKMSSKPSLDCSDSDCSGPIYRSRGLSRRPADIPPIDPAVLLDLQRHTQDVAHSVEMMMRSLNGTIQNMTALSVGYIQTYRDSVDSLGESVDMSIKGMYTLMARCEELDRSMQPIHTLSAQIRDIKRTLDALEAICK